From the genome of Setaria viridis chromosome 1, Setaria_viridis_v4.0, whole genome shotgun sequence:
GGCAGGAGCTGAAGCAACAGCCTTCTTGCAATTGTCATGTGAAGCCATTGCTTTGGTTGTCGGCATAGCTTGATTTCCAGCTGTGCCACCACCAAGCCGTAGATGAGTTGAACCTGAGGAGCTTGTGCCATTTGCGGTGGACCTAGTGGAGGCAGTGTgagactgctgctgctgctggagctgcttAGTATTGAGGAATCGTCCACCGGAACCTCTTGCCCTCTTCATGGCATGAAGATGCCGAGACTCATGAAGGTAAGGCTGCCATGCAGATTATATCCGATATTAGGCCAAGCATAAGAGATTGCAGATAAGAAGTTGAAAGAAGAGCGGACGGATGAGACAACAAGATCAAAATAAAAATGGGACTAATAACACGGACCTTTCGTGCTCTGACTAGCTTGTTCTGAGCCTCTAACTTAGCACGTAGCTGTCTTCTGcgaagtatcccgtgatattgTTTCGGATTCACATATATGGGCTCATTCTCTGCTAATTCCAAAGGCAACGGAATTCTTGCAGATGTCCCCCCACCAGCAATTTTGGGAGGAAACTGCTTTTTATGTACAACTGATCAGACAAACTCACAAAACTGATATTGTTTTACTAAAAAATGCAGGTGAGCTGTTTAATGGACGGATGCCTCAAAGATATGTGGATAACTCTGCACTATATGTGGTTTAACATTGGAATATAATGGAATACTAGAGAAAAGATTTGATGTCTTGATAACACAggtcaatttatttttttttgaaacgtaacACAGGTCAATTTATACAGGTACAAACAGCAGCAACCATCTAAACTGTGCTATATGCGTGTATGAGAGTTGCCAGAACGCTAGTACCTGTGGACACACAACGCATCGGTGGCCAGTGTTCTGAAAACGGTACTAGACCAGGGAGTTGAGCAGACATGGCACCCACTCAAGTATTGTTTTCACTTGTCAACCCGGATATCAAAATCTACTCTACCGAAAACTAGCTAGTTTAGTTTAGATTCTCACAAGGAGCTTGAGAATCAATGGAGACTGGCCATTTTCTATGTGCTAAATAGTAGAAAGATTTATGGAACAATGTATGTGCGTGAGTAGAAATGCAAAATCTGGCTAAGAGTAGCGCAAATAGACCAAAATCAAGTGGCCTCATCCTTGCCTTCAAGATACTATTCATCACTGGAGAATAGAAACAGCTGCAAGTAGCTTACATATTACTTGCCCCGTCCGCGACGGCCAAGGGGGTGCCTCTGGGGGTCCGATGCTGTTTGAATCCATCGCACCAACCAGAAAGTTGATGATGCCCTCGAGGACCCGCCCGGAGGGAGGCAGCGCCGCCCCACACCAGCTGACGCCTTCGCTAGCTATCAAGTCGTACCGGCGCAGGGTGCGCAGCGCTGCGGCCCGTGACAAGGCCGCCCTGCTGCCACCACCAACCTTGCTCAGCTTTGAGCAAGCCTGCGACCCGACGACGGAGTCAGCCGAGGATCAGGAGCTGGATCCATCAGGCGAGGCTCAGCCGCCTTGCGAGCCGACCGCTGAGCCGACAGAGCCGGGAGGATCTCTCGATTCCGAGCTGCGCGTGGTTCAGGGAAACGAAGCCCAGTCAAGCAGAGGAACCGGCCTAAAAGCTAGACGGCCCAACATCGACCCCACGCCGCGGAAGCCTGGAGGAGGCCAAGGCCGCGACAACAGCCTTCCTCGCCAGCGTCAGTCAAGCACTCCAGGTGCCCCTGGCGAGCATGCCAGCCAGGGGAGGCGCTGCCATGGCATCGTCAGTACCGGCCACACCAATTCAGTCCGGACCTCGCCGTAGCGGAAGATTGGCCAAGCAAACTCTGAACTCCACGGTTCGTGCATCCAAGAAGGGTGAGGTGCTCGTCATGCGCAAGCTTGGCCTTTGCTCCACTGATGGACCTGCGCCAGACCAGCCTCACCCTCAGTTGGCTTCGATCTTCCAAGGGCCACTGGACGCAAAGTACTTCTGCGCCATCAGGGACATCTTCCCCGCTGCCCAGGCACTTTCAGATGATGATCTGAGGGCGGTAGCCGTTCAGCTGAGCGGGGCGATCAGCGTCTGTTGATCAGCCGGGCGCTGCCACTTGGTCGCCATTCTTCATGGATCAGCAAAACTACAATATCCTCGTGCGGAATACTCGCGGATTGAATGTGCGATGTCGTCGCGACAATCTCCGCAAGGCTGATGTCGACAAGATCGAGTTCCTTGACGAGCTGCGTTTAATCCAAACCTCCATTGGTTGCACCTGGATGATCGCCGGGGACTTTAGTCTCCTTGACGCATCCAGCAGCTCTGGGCTGACCGGCGACAGCAACGGT
Proteins encoded in this window:
- the LOC117837523 gene encoding uncharacterized protein isoform X2, which translates into the protein MLLPSSSSSSASKGNSLRKMVNDHMRSTLTFDNKQPLFASQDIDYIQPIACISYPYNDSGSGGVWAAYGSRASAATVFPPKIAGGGTSARIPLPLELAENEPIYVNPKQYHGILRRRQLRAKLEAQNKLVRARKPYLHESRHLHAMKRARGSGGRFLNTKQLQQQQQSHTASTRSTANGTSSSGSTHLRLGGGTAGNQAMPTTKAMASHDNCKKAVASAPAFTVTPMLRRDDAFFQHPSHHLSFSGHFGQASAQAGMHKGTQQRVPVMR
- the LOC117837523 gene encoding nuclear transcription factor Y subunit A-5 isoform X4, giving the protein MACISYPYNDSGSGGVWAAYGSRASAATVFPPKIAGGGTSARIPLPLELAENEPIYVNPKQYHGILRRRQLRAKLEAQNKLVRARKPYLHESRHLHAMKRARGSGGRFLNTKQLQQQQQSHTASTRSTANGTSSSGSTHLRLGGGTAGNQAMPTTKAMASHDNCKKAVASAPAFTVTPMLRRDDAFFQHPSHHLSFSGHFGQASAQAGMHKGTQQRVPVMR
- the LOC117837523 gene encoding nuclear transcription factor Y subunit A-3 isoform X3 gives rise to the protein MACISYPYNDSGSGGVWAAYGSRASAATVQFPPKIAGGGTSARIPLPLELAENEPIYVNPKQYHGILRRRQLRAKLEAQNKLVRARKPYLHESRHLHAMKRARGSGGRFLNTKQLQQQQQSHTASTRSTANGTSSSGSTHLRLGGGTAGNQAMPTTKAMASHDNCKKAVASAPAFTVTPMLRRDDAFFQHPSHHLSFSGHFGQASAQAGMHKGTQQRVPVMR
- the LOC117837523 gene encoding uncharacterized protein isoform X1, which encodes MLLPSSSSSSASKGNSLRKMVNDHMRSTLTFDNKQPLFASQDIDYIQPIACISYPYNDSGSGGVWAAYGSRASAATVQFPPKIAGGGTSARIPLPLELAENEPIYVNPKQYHGILRRRQLRAKLEAQNKLVRARKPYLHESRHLHAMKRARGSGGRFLNTKQLQQQQQSHTASTRSTANGTSSSGSTHLRLGGGTAGNQAMPTTKAMASHDNCKKAVASAPAFTVTPMLRRDDAFFQHPSHHLSFSGHFGQASAQAGMHKGTQQRVPVMR